GGATGGCCGCCACTTTGCCCCACAGTCGCTGAATGTGGCCGGCAGCCTGGAGCCCACCCTGGCCCAGCTGAGCCGCCACGAAGGCAGGCGCTACATGGAGCTGCTGCAGCTGTCGCAGCAGCTGTACCAGGACGCCGCCGGCACTTTCCTGTTTGCGCCGCCGCCGGGGCTGCCAGCCCTGGCCCGCTACGGCCTGACCCACGGCTGGCGCGCCCAGCCGGGCCGCTCGCTGGCGTCGCTGGTGCAAAGTGGCCCTTTCCTCACGCCGTTCTGGCTGCGTTTCGCCACCTATCTGGGCGCCGACCCCTACCGCGCCCCGGCGGTGCTGCACAACGTGGCCTGGGTGGAACTGGGCGGCGGGGTCTGGCACCTCTCGCATCCGGCAGAGGCGGAAGGAGCAGAAACCCAGCCGCCCACCGCCGGCCTGCTGGGCTTGGCCGGACGCCTGGCCGCCGAGGCCGAGCGCCTGGGCGTGCGCTTCGAGTACGGCGCACCAGTGCAGCAGCTACGCCACGAGGGCCGCCGGGTGGTGGCGGCGCAGACCGGCCGGGGCGAGTGGGCCGCCGACGCCTTCGTGAGCGCCGCCGACGTTTCGCTGACCCGGCGGCTGCTGGGCCAGTCGGCCCCGGACCGCCCACAGGGCGTGAGTGGCTTTGCCGTGCAGCTGCGGCTGCGCGAAGACCTGGGGCAGGCGCACCACATCTTCTGGCCGGAGTGGTATCCCGGCGAGTGGCGCGACATCCGCGCCGGGCGGCTGCCGCTGGACCCCACCCTCTACCTGCATCTGGACGGGCGGCAAGGCTTCTTGCTGGTGAATGCGCCGGCCACGCCCCGCCGCGAGGCCAACCGCGCCGGATACGCCGCCTACCTGCTGCGCCGCCTGCAGGCCCGCTTTCCGCTGCCGGTGGCAGAAGCGCTGGCCCTCTCGCCGGCCGACTACGCCCGCACCGCCGCCAGCGGCGCACTCTACGGCAACGCCCCGCACGGCCTGAGCGGCAGCCTGCGCCCCGGCTGGCAGCTGAGCGGACCGGCCGGCCCCCTGGAAAACCTGCGGCAAGTAGGCGGCACCGTTCACCCCGGCGGCGGCGTGCCCCTCAGCCTGCTGAGCGGCTGGAACGGCGCCGGACAGCTGCTGGGGCTGGACTATGACCCTCTGGGTGGGCCGGAGTTCGTGACCGAGGCAGAACCGATATGACTGAACCTGTGCAGTCCGGCAAGATCAGCAAGTCTTTCCCGCGCTTCTCGTGGTGGCGGGTGCTGGTCGGTGCGGCCCTCCCCCTGATTCTGATGGCGGCTTACCTCCAGCTCATCAGCCTGGTGCTGCGCCCTGAACTACCGTTCAGCCTGCAAGCATTCTTCCTTTTCATGTGGCTGCTGCCGCTCCTGCTGGGCCTGCCCCTGCTGCTGCCGGGCGTCCTGGCCGAGAGCATTCAGCCGGGCCTGAGCGACCGGGCGTTTCTCCTGACTGGGGCCGTCACCGGAGCCACCGCCGGCCTCGTGCTGGCCCAGCTGGCCGCCTGGCCGGCCACCGTGCACCTGCTTCCCGGCGCGGCTATCGGCCTGCTCACCGTCCTGGCCGTGCGGGTGATGTGGCGCAGAGAACGGACTGGCCCGGCGTAGCTTCCCCCCACAGCTGCGCTGCGGCGCTCAACCTCTAGACTGCTGGAAACCGCTCCGGCGCGCCTGCGTCCCCTCCCCGCCCACCCCTGAGGAACCGAACTTCATGCAACGACACCGCCGCCCCTGGGAAAAAGCCGCCGCCCTGGCCGTCGGCGTCAGTCTGGCCGCCCGTATCGGTACCCTGCTGGTCAATGCGGTGACTTTTCCCCGGCTGTCAGGGAAAATGCGCCCGGCGACGCCCGGCAGCCTGCCGGAGGTGTCCCTGCTGGTCCCAGCCCGCAACGAAGCCCAGAACCTGCCCCGGACCCTGCCCCGGCTGCTGCGCCAGGGGGCCGGTGAGGTGCTGGTACTGGACGACGGCAGCAGCGACGGCACCGCTGAGGTGGCCCGCCGGCTGGGGGCACAGGTCATCAGCGGGCAGCCGCTGCCGCCCGGCTGGCGCGGCAAGCCCTGGGCCTGTCAGCAGTTGGCCGGGGCGGCCCGTGGCGAGCGGCTGATTTTTACCGACGCCGACGTGACCTGGGAAGACGGCGCCCTGGCCGCCCTGCTGGAACAGTGGGAGCGTGAACCGGCCAGCCTGCTGAGCGTGTGGCCCCGGCAGGTCAACCGCCGCCTGGGCGAGCGGCTGATCACCCCGATGGTAGACACCATGACGCTGGGGCTACTGCCCTGGCCGCTGCTGTGCCGCCCGGAGCCGGCCTTTGCCGCCGCCAACGGGCAGGTCATGGCTTTCCGGCGCCGGCCTTACCTGGCGGCCGGCGGGCACGCGCTGGTGCGCGGCGAGATTCTAGAAGATTTCGCTTTTGCCCGGCGCTTCAAGGAGCGCGGCGAAACACTCGCCCTGGTGCTGGGCAGCGACCTGATCAGTGTGCGGATGTACCACTCCTACCGCGAGGCGGTGCAGGGCTTCGGCAAGAATTCGCTGGCGGCACACGGCGGGCAGCGGGCCGCCCTGGCGCTGGGGGCAGCAGCCGTCTTTTTCAGCTACAGCTGGCCATATCTGACCCGCAACCACACCCTGATCGCGCTGGGCCTGACCGAAGGGCTGCTGGTCCGGCTGATCACCCGCCGCACCCGCCCGGACGAACTGGCCGAGTTGCTGCTCACCCCGCTGGTAGCTCCTGCCGGCTGGCCCACCTATCTGCTGGCCGCTCGCCGGCAAGTGAGCTGGAAAGGCCGCCGCTACGACCAGAGCCAGGCCGGCTAAGCCCGCACCCTCACCCACCCATCCATAAAAGCGGCCGGCCCCCGCCACGCTCCTCTCAGCGCTGCGGGGGCCGGCCAGCCCCCTTCTTTTTTCTTTTCTCGCCTGCCCCTCTTCTTAGTCGGCGGCCAGTTCGGCGGGGGTGCCTTCGGCGGTCACGCGGCCGTCTTCCAGGCGCACCACCCGGGTGCAGAGGTCCAGCACACGCTCATCGTGGGTAACCATCACGGCGGCCTTGCCCCGTTCCGCGACCTCGCGGGCCAGCATGCTCACCACTTCGCGGCCACGGACACCGTCCAGCGCGGCGGTCGGTTCGTCGGCCAGAATCAGCTGGGGGTCGTTCATCAGGGCGCGGGCAATCGCCACCCGCTGCTTCTGGCCGCCCGACAGCTGGTCGGGGTAGTGGCCAGCACGCTCGCTCATGCCCAGTTTCGCCAGCAGCTCGTCAGCCAGCGCGGTGTCGCGGGCGCCGGCGTGACCGGCCAACCGGGGCACCAGCGTCAGCTGTTCACGCACCGTCAGGTAAGGAATCAGGTTGCTGGCCTGCAGCACAAAGCCGATGTGGTGCAGCCGGAAGTCGGCCAGCTGGCGGGCATTCATCCGGCCCAGTTCCTGCCCCGCAATAACAACGCTGCCGTCGGTGGGGGTCTGCAGGGCGCCGGCCAGGGTCAGGAAAGTGCTCTTGCCGCTGCCGCTGGGGCCAATCACGGCCACCAGTTCGCCGGGGCGCACTTCAAAGTCGGTGGGGTGCAGCGCGGTGACCTGGGTTTCACCGTCTCCGAACACTTTGCTGACGCCGCGCATGCTCAGAGCAGGCTGGGCTGCCGGGGTGAAGAGGGTAGAAGCGGGCTGGGTCTGAGGCTGGGAAAAGGTCGTCATGACAGAACTCCTAGAGGGGAAAAGAAGGGAAGAGGGAAGGAAAAGCCAGGCCGGGGGCCGGACTCAGCCGTTCTGACCGAGGGCCTGCAGGGGGTCAGCCTGGGCGATGGTGCGCAGGGAAAGCAGGCTGCCCAGCAAAGAGACGACCAGCAGCAGGGCGCTGGCCTGACCCACGGCGGACCACGAGAGCGCGAATGGCATGCCTTCGGGCAGCACCTGGGTGGTGCCGAACATCGCGCCGGCGGCCACCGCCAGGGCCAGCACGGTCAGCACGACCACCTGGGCGACCAGGCTGCCAGCCAGGGTGCGCATACCGGCACCGATGGCCTTGAGCAGGCCAAACTGGGCGGTCTTTTGCAGGGTCATCACGTAGAAGAACACTGCCATCACCAGCGCCGAGACGGCCACCAGGAACACCTGAATCATCAGCAGGCTGCCCTGTTCTTCCTTGTAGCCTTGCAGCGACTGCAGAGCTTCGGAGCGGGTCTGGGTCGCCAGGCCTTCGGGCAGGTTGCTCACGTTTTCCGCTTCCAGGGCCACACCGCTCACAGTGCCCCCGGCGCGGGGGTTGAGGCTCTGCCACTCATCCAGCGTCACGAACATCACCGGCTGGTGGTTCAGGCGGGCCCCTTCGGTAAAACCCACCACTTTCAGTTTCTCGCCACTGGGCTTAAGGATGATGGTGTCGCCCAGGTTCACGCCGTCTTTCTTCAGGCTGGCGTCTACCACGGCGCCGCTGCCCTGCATGGCCTGGCCTTCAGTGACCTTGGGCGCCAGGAAAGAATCCTTGTTCAGGCCCATCATCACGGCGCCCAGCTGGGTGCTGGCGGTGCTGTTCACACCAAAGCTGGCAAAGCTCTGGGCAAACGGCGCGGCGTCCGGGTTGGCTTTGCGGATGGCCGTCACGTCATCTTTGCCGATAAACGAGCGGGTAAAGTTGCCGTCCGCGTCGGTGGTGGTCACAAAGGTGGCGGCGGGGTTGTTCAGCATCCAAGCGGCGCTGTCTTCGCTGAGGCCGCGGGTCAGGCCCAGCAGCATAAAGACCATAAAGGCCAGCAGCGCAGCAATACCGCCCAGCAAAGCCGAGCGCAACCAGTTGTATTTCAGTTCCTTAAGTCCGAGAAACATTCACAGGCTCCTTGAGAGTAAGAGGGAAAAAAAGCAGACTGACCGTTCGGTCACCTATCTGTTACTTACCGTACGGTAAGGGGGCGGCAAAGTTAAGGGCTGCCCCCCTCTCCGGAGCGTGGCTTAAGGGCACTTAAGCCTGCCCCTTATGCGGGTGCTTTTTTCCCGGCTGCTCGGTTTCTCTGGCAGTCACTCCACCTGCCCGCGCACCAGTTGCAGCGACAGGATGTAGCTCTCGCCGCCGGCCTCATCCACCTCAAACTCGCCCAGCACCTCCCAGAGCCGGCGCTTGAATTCCAGCGCCCGCGCCGGGGACAGCCGCACGGTGCCGATGCTGCTGAGAACAAGCTGATCCTGAAGCAGCTGCCGCAGCGGCGGCCCGTCCTGACTGCCCAGCTGCAACGTGCCGGGCCGCAGCCAGTAGCCCCAGCGCGGGTGCTCGGCCAGCAGCACGGTGGTGTGGTGGTGGGGCAGCCGCGGAGAAACGGCAGCAGCCGGGCACTAGCCCCAGCGGCTGAGCAGCAGCCCCAGCGCCCCGGCCAGACCCAACATGTACAGCACTGGCGGCAATGCCAGACGGATAATCTGGCCCTCGCGCCCGGCCAGGCCCACCATCGCGGCAGCGGCCACCACCTTGGCCACGCAGATGATGTTGCCGGCCGCCGACCCACTGCCCTGTAGCGCCAGCAGCAGCTGCGGCGACGCGCCGGTCTGCAGGGCAGCGCTGGCTTGCAGCAGGCTGAACATCACGTTACTGAGGGTGGCGTCGCCGGCCACGAAACTGCCCAGCCCGCCGATCAACGGAGCGCCCAGTGGATAAAATGGCCCCAGCGCCCCGGCCGCCGCTGCCGCCAGAGACAGCGGCATGCTGGCCAACCCGCTGGCGTTCAGCTCGGGGCCCGAGTTGATAAACACGAACACCAGCGGCAGGACCGTCAGCAGGGTCAGGCCGGTGCCCACCACGCTCCGCGAGGTCTGCTGCGCGGCCGCCCGCAGTTGCGCCCGGTTCAGCCGGTAGCCCAGCGCTGTCAGCACCGTGACCACCAGAAACACGGTGCCGGGCAGATACAGCGGCTGCAACGTCTCGGAAATTCCGGTGCCCAGCAGGTTGCTGAACCCGACCTGCGGCGCCTGCAACCAGCCCCGCAGCGGCAGCGAGGCCAGCCGGGTCAGCACCAGCAGCGCGCCTACCGCCAGATAGGGCGCCCAGGCCTGCCAGGTGGGCATCGGTGCAGCTGGCTCTGCGGCCACCGGGCCGCTCGGCGCACTGTTGCCCGGGGAGCGGCCGGGTCGCCACTCCAGCCGGCCGGCCAGCTGGTCCGCGCGGCAAAGTCCCAGGGGCGAGCCGGCTGCAGGAAGCCCAGCCGCACGGCAGCCACACACAGCAACAATCCGGCAAAGCCCCCGATGATGGCCGGGAACTCGGGCCCGCTGAACCGCGCCACCGCCCAGGCGGGGACCGTGTAGGCCAGGCCCGCAAACAGCGCGAACGGCCAGACTTCCAGCCCCTCACGCCAGGAGCGCCGCGCTCCGAAAGTGCGGGTCATCAGCACCACCAGAATCAGCGGCAGCAGGCTGCTGACCAGCAGGTCCAGGGTGGTCAGCTGCACGCCCACCTGTCCCAGAAACTGGTCCATGCCGCCGCTGGCCGCCAGCACCGGTTCCAGGGCGTTGCCGCCGCCCCCCTCGCTGAGGCCCTGGCGCATGCCAATCAGGAGCGGCGTGCCGGCCGCTGCGAACGGCACCGGCGTGCTGTTGCCGATCAGCGGCAGCACCACGGCGGCCAGCGGCGGAAAGCCCAGCGCGGCCAGCAGCGGCGCAGCGATGGCCGCCGGCGTGCCGAACCCGGCCGCGCCTTCAATCAGGGCCCCGAACAGCCAGGTGATCAGAATGACCTGAATGCGCCGGTCGGCGGTCAAGCCGGTAAAGCCGCGCTGCATCACCCCCACCGCGCCCGAGACCTGCAGCACGCTGAACAGCGCCATGGCCCCCAGCACGATATAGAGGATAGACAGCGCCACCAGTGCGCCCTGCGCCAGTGAAGCGGCCACGGCAGCCGGGTGAACCTGCCAGTGCAGCAAAGCCAGCGCCGCCGTCAGCAGCAGGCTGAGGCTCATGGCCCGCGCCGCCGGCAGCCGCAGCACCACCAGCAGCACGAACACTGCGGCAATCGGCAGCAGGGCCAGCAGCGCCGTCATGGACGCACCTGGAATGTGAAAGAAGAAGCGGCGAGAGACATGCCCCGATTATTCCGCTCGGGCGCCCGCGCCGGGCCAGCGTGTCACGCAGCCAAGGACAAGGCGGCCCGGCCCGCAAGAGCCTTTTTCTCTGCCCTCAGATTTCTCTGCCCCCAGATTTCTCCGTACTCAGAGCACACCGCCGCTAGAGCATAGACATTTTCACCGTTTCGGCACCTGCTTACGGCTGTGCCTGTAGCGCCGCCAGCAACCGCTCACTGACCGTTGTCAGGCTGTCCAGCGGCAGGGGGCCGGCGGTCCGCACGTCAAGCTGCGCCAGGTTGCCCAGCTGCTGGCAGCGCACCAGCACCTGCAAATCGGGCGTGCTGGCGTCTCGGCTGCGGCTAACAAAACGGGCGTATTCGTTGCCCTCGGTCTGCTCCAGAATCAGCGGGGACCAGAGGCCGCCTTCAGGCAAGGGCGCCGGCAGCCGGGCCGCAACGTTCTGGAAGCTGGCCACAAGGCTGCTGCAAAGGCCGGCGCTGACGGCTCGGGCGCTTCCTACCGGCGCCGTCTTGCCCGAAAAGTCGGGGCTGTTGGGTTCAGCCTGGGCTATCCGGGGAGCGCAGCTCGCTGCTGTAGCTGCCAGCAGAACAGTCGCCATCAAGTTTGACTTTTTCATGATGTCCAGATTTTAACAGAGGATTTTTAGCAAATGTTGCTGGACCGGGCCAGGATGTCTGGCAAAGAAAACCCGCACCCGGAAGCTCAGCCGGGTGCGGTCGGACTGCTCGCCGCTCAGTGGCAGACGTTCAGCGGGCTGGCAGTGTTACGGGGCGTGACCGCTCCCGCCTGGAAATCGTCGGCGTACACGCCGGTGTTGGCGCAGCCTCCATTCAGGCGGCTGGCGCTGGTGGTGCTGCCCAGGCCACTGAAAGGCACGTAGTCGCGCACGCTGGCGTCTGCCGGACCGGCAATCTTGGCGGTGCCTTCCACCAGGGCGACCTGCCCCGCCGCGCCGGCCAGCGCCAGAGCGCCGCTGGCGTCGGGCGTGGGCAGCGGCTGGGTGCCGCCCGCACCTTTAGCCTGCTGCACCAGGTAGTACTGGCCGGGGGCCAGGTCATAGCTGTTCAGCGGCATGGCGGCCCAGTTACTGCCCCCGGCGGCAGCGTACTGCACCGAGTAACCACCCAGGTTTACGCTCTGGTGACCCGCATTGAACAGCTCGATAAAGTCGTGGGTATAGGTCGCGCCGCTGTTGCCGCCACCGCCGTACACCTGGCTGACGACCAGCCGGGCGGCGCCGGGCGCGGGCGGCGTGGGGCCAGTCACCGGCGCCGCACTCACGCTGACCGTCTGGGTGGCCGTCTGGGTCTGGCCGTTCGCAGTGGCCGTGGCGGTCACGGTATAAGTGCCCGCTGCCGCGTAGGTATGGGCCGCAGTAGTCGCGCTGCTCGCGGGAGTTTCGGTCTGGCTGCCGTCACCCCAGTTCACGCTCAGCGTGTCGGGTGCCGCGCTGGGCATCAAGCTGAGGGTATAGGGCCGCCCGGCGGTGGCCGTCGCCGCGCCGCTTACCGCCAGGGTGAAGTCGTGGCGGGCCTCGTCGCGGGTCAGGTTCAGCCCAATCAGCACCGGATCGTGGTCGGAAGCGCGGTAGGGGGTGTCCTGCCACAGATCGGGGCTGGTGCAAGTGCTGGTGCGGCACTCGGGGTTTTGCTTGTATTCCACGTTGTAGTCGGCCAGGGTGGGTTCGTCGCTGTTGATGTGCCACTCGGTCACGCCCGTCACCTGAGTGTCCAGGCTGCGGCTGGCCAGCGCGTGGTCAAGGTAGCCGAACTGCCCGCCGAACTGGTACGAGTAGCGCTCCTCGGCGGGAATCCGCAGGTTCTCACTCACGAAACCGCCGCTGACCAGGGTCTGGATGGGCTTTTCCGCGCCGTAAGCGTTGAAGTCACCCATCAGGAGCACATCCTGGTCGCCAGTCTGGGTTTTCAGCCGCTCCACGAAGCCCAGCAGCGCCTGGGCCTGCTCGGTGCGCAGCTCGTTCCAGCAGCCCTCGCCGCTGTCCAGGTCGCCGGTCTTGGGGCAGCTGCCCTTGCTCTTGAGGTGGTTGGCGACCACGGTCAGCACGCCGCCGCTCTGCTTGTCCTGAAAAGTCTGGGCCAGCGGCGGACGGCTGTACACGCTGGCTGCATCGGTCTGGAACTTGCCGGTGGGCGTCACGCGGGCCGGCTTGTAGATAATGGCGACGTGGATGGCGTCGGTCCCGATGCTGCCGGTCTGCACCGCCCGGTAGGTGTCGGCTCCGTAAGCGGCGTTCAGGCTGGTCACCAGGTCGTTCAGCGCCGTGTCACCGTTGTTTTGCAC
This region of Deinococcus sp. Marseille-Q6407 genomic DNA includes:
- a CDS encoding ExeM/NucH family extracellular endonuclease → MNLKSILALSSALLLAGCHQSGAPVPSSSGPATEPLPAISCPAASGPLTAIPAVQGSGDASPLVNQVVTVRGVVTADMQSGLRGFFLQDAQGDGNPATSDGIFVYTGAAPQTVQLGQVVQLTGTVKEFSGTTQLDTLTAFASCAGTVDVKPVPVRAPFTNLERYEGMRITFPETLTVTDNYGYGRYGELGLSSGGRLFNPTNGNVQTTAEANAARKIVLDDASSAQNPANLPYLSAAGTRRTGDTVQGLSGVLHYANGTFKVEPTAAPAFVDANPRPAAPQNVGGSLKVAGANVLNYFTTFGGTNDRGADSAYELGRQRTKVVNALRGLDADIVTLMEVQNNGDTALNDLVTSLNAAYGADTYRAVQTGSIGTDAIHVAIIYKPARVTPTGKFQTDAASVYSRPPLAQTFQDKQSGGVLTVVANHLKSKGSCPKTGDLDSGEGCWNELRTEQAQALLGFVERLKTQTGDQDVLLMGDFNAYGAEKPIQTLVSGGFVSENLRIPAEERYSYQFGGQFGYLDHALASRSLDTQVTGVTEWHINSDEPTLADYNVEYKQNPECRTSTCTSPDLWQDTPYRASDHDPVLIGLNLTRDEARHDFTLAVSGAATATAGRPYTLSLMPSAAPDTLSVNWGDGSQTETPASSATTAAHTYAAAGTYTVTATATANGQTQTATQTVSVSAAPVTGPTPPAPGAARLVVSQVYGGGGNSGATYTHDFIELFNAGHQSVNLGGYSVQYAAAGGSNWAAMPLNSYDLAPGQYYLVQQAKGAGGTQPLPTPDASGALALAGAAGQVALVEGTAKIAGPADASVRDYVPFSGLGSTTSASRLNGGCANTGVYADDFQAGAVTPRNTASPLNVCH
- a CDS encoding L-lactate permease encodes the protein MTALLALLPIAAVFVLLVVLRLPAARAMSLSLLLTAALALLHWQVHPAAVAASLAQGALVALSILYIVLGAMALFSVLQVSGAVGVMQRGFTGLTADRRIQVILITWLFGALIEGAAGFGTPAAIAAPLLAALGFPPLAAVVLPLIGNSTPVPFAAAGTPLLIGMRQGLSEGGGGNALEPVLAASGGMDQFLGQVGVQLTTLDLLVSSLLPLILVVLMTRTFGARRSWREGLEVWPFALFAGLAYTVPAWAVARFSGPEFPAIIGGFAGLLLCVAAVRLGFLQPARPWDFAARTSWPAGWSGDPAAPRATVRRAARWPQSQLHRCPPGRPGRPIWR
- a CDS encoding ABC transporter permease, whose amino-acid sequence is MFLGLKELKYNWLRSALLGGIAALLAFMVFMLLGLTRGLSEDSAAWMLNNPAATFVTTTDADGNFTRSFIGKDDVTAIRKANPDAAPFAQSFASFGVNSTASTQLGAVMMGLNKDSFLAPKVTEGQAMQGSGAVVDASLKKDGVNLGDTIILKPSGEKLKVVGFTEGARLNHQPVMFVTLDEWQSLNPRAGGTVSGVALEAENVSNLPEGLATQTRSEALQSLQGYKEEQGSLLMIQVFLVAVSALVMAVFFYVMTLQKTAQFGLLKAIGAGMRTLAGSLVAQVVVLTVLALAVAAGAMFGTTQVLPEGMPFALSWSAVGQASALLLVVSLLGSLLSLRTIAQADPLQALGQNG
- a CDS encoding ABC transporter ATP-binding protein gives rise to the protein MTTFSQPQTQPASTLFTPAAQPALSMRGVSKVFGDGETQVTALHPTDFEVRPGELVAVIGPSGSGKSTFLTLAGALQTPTDGSVVIAGQELGRMNARQLADFRLHHIGFVLQASNLIPYLTVREQLTLVPRLAGHAGARDTALADELLAKLGMSERAGHYPDQLSGGQKQRVAIARALMNDPQLILADEPTAALDGVRGREVVSMLAREVAERGKAAVMVTHDERVLDLCTRVVRLEDGRVTAEGTPAELAAD
- a CDS encoding phytoene desaturase family protein, whose product is MSRPTSAVVIGAGFAGLAAALRLRRAGASVTVLETLDAPGGKAGLGYRDFSSGPTVVTMPQVFRTLHARLGWAAPRLTPAVPTTRYQALDGRHFAPQSLNVAGSLEPTLAQLSRHEGRRYMELLQLSQQLYQDAAGTFLFAPPPGLPALARYGLTHGWRAQPGRSLASLVQSGPFLTPFWLRFATYLGADPYRAPAVLHNVAWVELGGGVWHLSHPAEAEGAETQPPTAGLLGLAGRLAAEAERLGVRFEYGAPVQQLRHEGRRVVAAQTGRGEWAADAFVSAADVSLTRRLLGQSAPDRPQGVSGFAVQLRLREDLGQAHHIFWPEWYPGEWRDIRAGRLPLDPTLYLHLDGRQGFLLVNAPATPRREANRAGYAAYLLRRLQARFPLPVAEALALSPADYARTAASGALYGNAPHGLSGSLRPGWQLSGPAGPLENLRQVGGTVHPGGGVPLSLLSGWNGAGQLLGLDYDPLGGPEFVTEAEPI
- a CDS encoding glycosyltransferase, yielding MQRHRRPWEKAAALAVGVSLAARIGTLLVNAVTFPRLSGKMRPATPGSLPEVSLLVPARNEAQNLPRTLPRLLRQGAGEVLVLDDGSSDGTAEVARRLGAQVISGQPLPPGWRGKPWACQQLAGAARGERLIFTDADVTWEDGALAALLEQWEREPASLLSVWPRQVNRRLGERLITPMVDTMTLGLLPWPLLCRPEPAFAAANGQVMAFRRRPYLAAGGHALVRGEILEDFAFARRFKERGETLALVLGSDLISVRMYHSYREAVQGFGKNSLAAHGGQRAALALGAAAVFFSYSWPYLTRNHTLIALGLTEGLLVRLITRRTRPDELAELLLTPLVAPAGWPTYLLAARRQVSWKGRRYDQSQAG
- a CDS encoding L-lactate permease, coding for MPTWQAWAPYLAVGALLVLTRLASLPLRGWLQAPQVGFSNLLGTGISETLQPLYLPGTVFLVVTVLTALGYRLNRAQLRAAAQQTSRSVVGTGLTLLTVLPLVFVFINSGPELNASGLASMPLSLAAAAAGALGPFYPLGAPLIGGLGSFVAGDATLSNVMFSLLQASAALQTGASPQLLLALQGSGSAAGNIICVAKVVAAAAMVGLAGREGQIIRLALPPVLYMLGLAGALGLLLSRWG